A window of Roseburia hominis A2-183 genomic DNA:
GAGGAATTTGAGACGACGGAGCGTTATCTGGAGCGGATTCATTTCTATGAGATGCATATTTTCCAGTATTCGAGAAGAGAGGGAACGAAGGCGGCGGCAATGCCGGATCAGGTGCCGGAGGCGGTAAAAAAGGAGCGCAGCGAAAAACTGCTTGCACTCGGTCACAGGATGTCGGAGGAGTTCCGCCGGTATTATCTCGGCAGACAGGTGACGGCGCTTCTGGAGGAAGAGTTTTTATATGATGGAAAGCGTTACTACACCGGGTACACAAAAGAGTATGTGAAAGTGGCGGTAGAGACAAAAAAAGACCTTTCCAACACGTTTGTGACGGGCACCTTAAAGACACAATTAACAGAAGACGTCTATCTTTTAGTTGAATTTTAAGACAAACTATATTAGAATAAAAACAGCAATGCTTTTTCGACAAGAGAGCGGTGGCTGGCAGCACCGCTTTAAAGTCCGGGCAGATATAAGGGCGTGACAAATATGCAGGAGATCAATAACACACAATATTTTAAAGTGGAAAAAGGACCGGAACTTCGCGTGAGCGACGTGCTCGCGATTGTTTATCGTGCGCTTATGGAGAAGGGATACAATCCGGTGAATCAGATTGTTGGATATATTATGTCGGGAGATCCTACTTATATCACCAGTCATAATAATGCAAGAAGCCTGATCATGAAAGTAGAACGTGATGAGCTGGTAGAGGAGATGCTGAAGGCTTACATCAGGAATAACAACTGGGAATAGAAGATGCGGATATTAGGTTTGGATTTTGGCTCGAAGACTGTCGGTGTGGCAGTCAGTGATGAACTTATGTTGACGGCGCAGGGACTGGAGATCGTGAGAAGACAGTCTCCGAACAAGCTGCGTCAGACGCTGGCAAGAATAGAACAGATTGTAACAGAATATCAGGTGGAGCGCATTGTGCTCGGCTATCCCAAGAATATGAACAATACCGAGGGAGAGCGTTGCGAGAAGACGAAAGAGTTTGCACAGATGCTGGAGCGCCGCACCGGGCTTTCTGTCGTCCTGTGGGACGAGAGACTTACGACGGTTGCAGCAGACCGGCACATGATGGAGAGTGGAATACGCAGAGAGAATCGCAAACAGTATGTGGATGAGATCGCGGCAGTGTTTATTCTGCAGGGATATCTGGATTCACTCGCGTTTCAGAAACATTGAATGGAGTAAATATGGAAAAAGTAAAGTTTGTGGATCCGGACACCGGAGAATCGCTCGCGTTTTTCGTGGTTGAGGAGACAAAAGTTGGCGGCACGCACTACCTTCTGGCGACGGAAGAGGAAGACGGCGACTGTGATGCGTATATTTTAAAAGAGGTGGAAACGAAAGACGAGGAATCTGTCTACGTGCTTGTGGAAGACGACACGGAGCTTTCTGCCATCGGAAAAGTGTTTGCAGAGCTGCTCGACGACGCGGACATTGCATTTTAAGAGACAAATAATAATGGAGGTAATATTTTGAAAAAAGAAAAAAAAGAGAATAGTGGAAAGCTCAAAATCATTCCGTTAGGAGGATTGGAGCAGATTGGTATGAACATTACTGCCTTTGAATATGAGGACAGTATTATTGTTGTGGACTGCGGTCTGTCTTTTCCGGAGGATGACATGTACGGAATCGATCTGGTCATCCCGGATATCACCTATCTGAAGGACAACATTGACAAAGTCAAGGGATTTTTTATCACACACGGTCATGAGGACCACATCGGAGCAATCCCTTATGTGTTAAGAGAGATCAATGTGCCGATCTATTCTACCAAGCTGACGAACGGTATCA
This region includes:
- a CDS encoding IreB family regulatory phosphoprotein, whose translation is MQEINNTQYFKVEKGPELRVSDVLAIVYRALMEKGYNPVNQIVGYIMSGDPTYITSHNNARSLIMKVERDELVEEMLKAYIRNNNWE
- a CDS encoding DUF1292 domain-containing protein, translating into MEKVKFVDPDTGESLAFFVVEETKVGGTHYLLATEEEDGDCDAYILKEVETKDEESVYVLVEDDTELSAIGKVFAELLDDADIAF
- the ruvX gene encoding Holliday junction resolvase RuvX; this encodes MRILGLDFGSKTVGVAVSDELMLTAQGLEIVRRQSPNKLRQTLARIEQIVTEYQVERIVLGYPKNMNNTEGERCEKTKEFAQMLERRTGLSVVLWDERLTTVAADRHMMESGIRRENRKQYVDEIAAVFILQGYLDSLAFQKH